In Natranaerobius thermophilus JW/NM-WN-LF, the genomic stretch GACCACCATTTGTTATAACAGTTGGACGTAAACTTCTTCTAGATGAGTAGTCAGATAATTTTAATAAATCATTATACTCCATTAGTGGTTCACCACCAGTCCAATAAACACCAACCATCCCAATATCAGATGCTTCATCAATTAGTTGCTTTATTTTATCTACAGAAAGTTGTTTATTTATAGTTAAATCATCCATAATACCAAAATAAGACTGGTTCAACCCATAATCACAGATGCAAGTAGACCTGTCAAAAATGCTTTAATTCCAAGTTCTTTTAAAGATGATAAATTTATCCCCAGCCCTATACCGGCAAGGGCCATAACAATCAATAAATTGGATAGATTACTCAAAATATCGATTCCAAGCTGAGGAAATATATCTACAGTCCTGAGGGCTACCATGACCAAAAAACCGATAACAAACCAGGGAAAGACTTTTATAAAGCTAACCCGCTTACTGGCTTGCTCATTCCCATGATTTTCTCCTTCCCCAACTCCCTCACATTTACTTTCACTTTCTTTTTTACATTCACTTTCTTTTTTACATTCACTTTCACCTACCCTCTCACTTTCTCTTTCACCGTCTCTTTCACATTCTCTTTCACCGTCTCTGATATCTCTGCTGCTTATATAAGACAGATATAATAACAAGGGAGCAATAAATATATTCCTGGTCAACTTGATAACTGTGGCGACTTCTCCAGCAGACTCACTAAATGAGAAGGCAGCAGCCACCACTTGGCCCGTGTCATTTATGGCCGTTCCTGCCCAGGTTCCGAACTCCAAAGAGCTCATCCCTAGCATCATCCCAATGAGAGGATAGATAACTATAGCACTCAAGCCAAAAGTCGTAATAGTGGCAACAGAAAAAGCTACTTCCTCATCCTTGGCCTTAATAATTGGTGAGCTAGCCACAATGGCACTATTTCCGCAGATGGCCGTTCCTATTGCTATTAAGATGGCCAGATTATATGGTACGCCAAATTTTTTAGATAGTTGTGTAACTAATGTAAGTGCAAGTAATATACATACTATGATTATAAGTAGAGATAAACTTCCGAGCTCAATTATCTCAAAAAAACTGAGCCTAACCCCCATTAAAATTATCCCCAGTTTTAAAAGCTTTTTAGCAGCAAAATCACTTCCTGGATTAATGCTTTCTGGGATAGAACACAGATTGCTCAAAAGAAGTCCAATTAAAAGTGCAACTATCACCGAACTTACTGGATCATATAAAAAATTAACAAATAGCGAAAACAAAGCAATTATAAATACAAATCCTAAACCTGGACCTAAGCTTTGAAGTAAACTTTGATCTAAACGTGATGTTAATCCTGGTTTTTTTGTCATAGCTAAAAGAATACGACACTCCCTTTGGTAAAAGTTAAATTCCCAATTGATAATTAAATCTTAAACTGATTCACTATATCATTTAGTTTTTCCGCCATTTCTGCAAGTTCAGATGTTGCTTCAACGATTTCATTTGTGGAATGACCTTGTTCTTTAGTAGCTGTAGCAACATTTTCTGCATATTGTGCTGCTTCTTGGCTTACTTGAGAAATTTCATTAACTGCATTAATAACAAATTCACTATTTTCATTCATAGTATTTACTCCTAATGAAATTTCTTTAATATATTGACTTAAGTTCTCCATTTCCTGATTGGTTTTATAAAAATTGTCTGCAGTGGATTCAATCACAGAAACACTATTATCAACGGAATTATTGGTATCGTCAACTTCAGCAACTGTCTTTTGAACTCCTTCTTGTATCTCATTAATCAAGCTGGTAATTTGTTCTGTAGAATTGGATGTTTCTTCAGCTAACTTCCTTATTTCCTCAGCTACTACACTAAACCCTTGGCCAGCTTCTCCCGCACGGGCGGCTTCAATTGCAGCATTTAAGGCCAATAAATTTGTTTGAGATGAGATGTCGTTTATTATATCAGTTATCTCTCCTATTTTTTTTGAAAGTTCGCCTAATTTGTTAATTTGCTCTGTAACTCCAAGAGTTCTATTTTTTACATCTTTAACCTGATTAATAGAGTTATTTATCGACTCATTTCCCAATTCTATGTTTTCAATCACGTTATTAGCTTGTTTATTCATTTTTGTGGATTTGTATCCTATATCATCTATTTCATTTTTTAGACTATCTACATTGCTTTTAGTTTCCTCCACTTGAGC encodes the following:
- a CDS encoding YeiH family protein, which encodes MTKKPGLTSRLDQSLLQSLGPGLGFVFIIALFSLFVNFLYDPVSSVIVALLIGLLLSNLCSIPESINPGSDFAAKKLLKLGIILMGVRLSFFEIIELGSLSLLIIIVCILLALTLVTQLSKKFGVPYNLAILIAIGTAICGNSAIVASSPIIKAKDEEVAFSVATITTFGLSAIVIYPLIGMMLGMSSLEFGTWAGTAINDTGQVVAAAFSFSESAGEVATVIKLTRNIFIAPLLLYLSYISSRDIRDGERECERDGERESERVGESECKKESECKKESESKCEGVGEGENHGNEQASKRVSFIKVFPWFVIGFLVMVALRTVDIFPQLGIDILSNLSNLLIVMALAGIGLGINLSSLKELGIKAFLTGLLASVIMG